One Lachancea thermotolerans CBS 6340 chromosome F complete sequence DNA window includes the following coding sequences:
- the EBP2 gene encoding Ebp2p (highly similar to uniprot|P36049 Saccharomyces cerevisiae YKL172W EBP2 Essential protein required for the maturation of 25S rRNA and 60S ribosomal subunit assembly localizes to the nucleolus), translating to MAGFKLKELLKHQKQIEKEDKKEAVKKDRKSKELEKLNDEPVVVSHEDAVEDQKVATADEKVADKPQEEYQSQALSRKERRKLKKQQKKSHPTEDENNDSEEEEEGEGDEENSSKRLQLDKLEMSEPEDEEEEDEENEDQEAQSEDEEEKDVPLSDVEFDSDADVVPFQKVTVNNSNAIKHALERVQLPWKKHSFQEHQSITSEGNTDETIKDIYDDTQRELALYKQSLDAVLQARQKLKTLKVPFKRPLDYFAEMVKSDEHMDKLKSKLVSEASDRKAREDARKQRQLKKFGKQVQVATLQSRQKEKRETLEKIKSLKKKRKHNEIDDSAFDVGIEEAATEKGYDKRQKPNGKRLAKDAKYGKGGMKRFKRKNDAQSSSDITGFSSNKMKGKPSRPGKSRRAKRF from the coding sequence ATGGCGGGCTTCAAGTTAAAGGAACTTCTGAAGCATCAGAAGCAAATCGAGAAAGAGGATAAAAAGGAAGCGGTGAAGAAGGACCGGAAATCGAAGGAATTGGAGAAATTGAATGATGAACCCGTTGTGGTGAGCCATGAGGATGCCGTGGAAGATCAAAAAGTCGCCACTGCTGACGAGAAGGTCGCGGACAAGCCTCAGGAGGAGTACCAGAGCCAGGCCTTGTCTAGAAAGGAGAGGAGAAAGTTAAAGAAacaacagaagaagagccatcCAACCGAGGATGAGAACAACGAtagcgaagaagaggaggaaggTGAAGGCGATGAGGAGAACTCCAGCAAGCGCTTGCAACTTGACAAGCTCGAAATGAGCGAGCCtgaagacgaggaagaagaagacgaggagaaCGAGGATCAGGAAGCTCAGAGcgaagacgaggaagagaaggatGTGCCTCTGTCTGATGTCGAGTTCGACTCCGACGCCGACGTTGTTCCTTTCCAGAAAGTCACCGTGAACAACAGCAACGCCATCAAGCACGCGCTGGAGCGCGTCCAACTGCCATGGAAAAAGCACTCTTTCCAGGAGCACCAGTCCATCACTTCGGAGGGCAACACCGACGAGACGATCAAAGACATCTACGATGACACCCAGAGAGAACTGGCCCTCTACAAGCAGTCTCTGGatgctgttcttcaagcaagaCAGAAACTAAAGACGCTGAAGGTGCCCTTCAAGAGGCCTTTGGACTATTTCGCGGAGATGGTCAAGAGCGACGAGCACATGgacaagctgaagagcaagcTCGTGAGCGAGGCCAGCGACCGTAAGGCCAGAGAGGACGCGCGCAAACAGAGacagctcaagaagttcggTAAGCAGGTGCAAGTGGCCACTCTGCAGAGCCGTCAGAAGGAGAAAAGAGAGACTCTagaaaagatcaagtcgctcaagaagaagagaaagcaCAACGAGATCGACGACTCCGCGTTCGATGTCGGTATCGAAGAGGCGGCCACTGAAAAGGGCTATGACAAGAGGCAAAAGCCCAATGGCAAGAGGCTGGCGAAAGACGCCAAGTACGGCAAGGGAGGCATGAAGAGATTCAAGCGTAAGAACGACGCTCAGTCGTCCTCCGATATTACCGGCTTCTCGTCCAACAAGATGAAGGGCAAGCCATCGCGTCCCGGTAAAAGCAGACGTGCCAAAAGATTTTAG
- the QCR8 gene encoding ubiquinol--cytochrome-c reductase subunit 8 (highly similar to uniprot|P08525 Saccharomyces cerevisiae YJL166W QCR8 Ubiquinol cytochrome-c reductase subunit 8) encodes MGGPTAKTFLGWWGSLGGPTQKGITSYAVSPYAQKPLAGIYHNAVFNTFRRVKAQALYLVIPAGLYWMWWVNCRDYNEYLYTKAGKEELDRVNV; translated from the coding sequence ATGGGTGGACCAACAGCTAAGACTTTCTTGGGATGGTGGGGCAGCTTGGGTGGCCCTACCCAGAAGGGTATCACCTCTTATGCGGTGTCGCCTTACGCGCAGAAACCCCTCGCCGGTATTTACCACAACGCGGTTTTCAACACCTTCAGAAGAGTCAAGGCTCAGGCCTTGTACTTGGTCATCCCAGCTGGATTGTACTGGATGTGGTGGGTCAACTGCAGAGACTACAACGAGTACCTGTACACCAAGGCCGGTAAGGAGGAGCTCGACAGGGTCAACGTCTAA
- the SNU114 gene encoding U5 snRNP GTPase SNU114 (similar to uniprot|P36048 Saccharomyces cerevisiae YKL173W SNU114 involved in splicing U5 snRNP- specific protein related to EF-2) — translation MDEELYDEFGNLIGGEAEDSDTQDESLVQEEESSALQIAEANPSTEIVHRETLATAFPDDVEILVETEDHQATTTPLVEPAEINVKKQALYTESIKHLPRVNYDRDYFSTLHEIPERTMNVTILGPLHSGKTSLVDLLILQAHKKLPGTSKNVREGWKPLKYMDNTKLEIERGISYKLNGFSFLATDLQQKSVALTVLDCPGHVNFIDEVAVSLAASDTCVIVVDVVEGVTSIVQQLIKQCEKHGLPIVFVLNKVDRLILELKLPPQDAYLKLANIVNQINSFSNGSYSPEQGNVLFSSAKLGFTFSIEEFVLYYYSKQLGMDKLEGFLKRMWGNIYFQDGRFSKVTNQSGLTTFSEFILIPLYKIFTHSLSNDPENLAVILKREFRVTLPREYFKIDPQPLLRKVLGLIFRDQAGFVGSVTSFGSFACEAAPLKKKFFDVAANENDTLAHVLKLMDYCGDVWALVRVYQGVLNKHAMIKVLDGGLPPEDDAPEVEIQDIALMGGRYVFPVEKAHEGQIVLVKGIDQYITKSGTLASSTSTIFPPIDYINDPVFKVVLQVLHPQELPLMLEGLKKVNKFYPGMFTCVEESGENVILGTGELYLDCLLYDLRTNYARIEIQVSSPLVKFSETCVGESFASIPVSGASGHLELSIAAQPLERELAEDLASGALAESEIQNKRQLSKKLREKYSWDSLAARNVWSLRSSNVLVDDTLPDETDKERLAEAKHSICQGFEWATREGPLAEEPIRGVHFRLLSVSMGDDVRAGQLIPLVRKACYVAMLTATPALLEPIYEACVLVHDDAADVVEELFSKRRGARVYNRVKIPATPLIELRGQIPVIDSIGFETDLRLATNGTGMCQLQFWNKIWRKVPGDVMDEDAVIPKLKPAPRDSMSRDFVMKTRRRKGLSSEGYATQDGPSLARYIEPELFQKLKDNNLV, via the exons ATGGACGAGGAACTCTACGACGA ATTCGGTAACCTGATAGGTGGTGAAGCAGAAGATTCAGACACACAAGATGAGTCTCtggttcaagaagaagagtcATCTGCCCTTCAAATAGCAGAGGCAAACCCTTCAACAGAGATAGTGCATAGAGAGACTCTTGCTACGGCTTTTCCagatgatgttgaaatcTTAGTAGAAACAGAAGACCACCAAGCTACGACAACGCCGTTGGTGGAACCAGCAGAGATAAATGTAAAGAAGCAGGCGTTGTATACTGAGTCCATAAAACACTTGCCCCGAGTTAATTACGATCGTGACTACTTCTCGACCCTACATGAAATCCCTGAGAGAACAATGAATGTCACGATACTTGGACCTCTGCACTCAGGGAAAACGTCTCTGGTGGATCTTCTAATCCTACAGGCCCACAAAAAACTTCCTGGTACGTCAAAAAACGTTAGAGAAGGATGGAAGCCGCTAAAATACATGGATAATACAAAATTGGAGATTGAACGAGGTATCAGCTACAAGTTGAATGGTTTCAGTTTTTTAGCCACCGATCTACAACAAAAATCCGTCGCACTTACAGTTCTTGACTGTCCAGGTCATGTGAATTTCATAGACGAGGTTGCTGTATCACTTGCAGCGTCGGACACCTGTGTGATTGTGGTTGATGTAGTCGAGGGCGTCACGTCCATAGTGCAGCAACTGATAAAACAGTGCGAAAAGCACGGCCTGCCAATTGTGTTCGTTCTCAACAAAGTTGATAGATTGATCTTGGAGCTCAAACTTCCCCCACAAGATGCATACCTTAAGCTTGCAAACATCGTCAACCAGATCAACAGCTTCTCCAACGGGTCTTACTCCCCAGAGCAAGGAAacgttttgttttcatctGCAAAACTCGGATTCACGTTTAGCATAGAAGAATTTGTGCTTTACTATTACTCAAAACAGCTTGGTATGGAtaaacttgaaggttttctcAAACGCATGTGGGGAAACATTTACTTCCAAGATGGGAGGTTTTCCAAAGTGACCAATCAATCAGGGTTAACAACATTTTCGGAATTCATTTTAATTCCTCTTTACAAAATCTTTACACACTCGCTGTCAAACGATCCTGAAAATCTCGCGGTAATATTAAAACGCGAATTTCGAGTGACATTACCTCGCgaatatttcaaaatagaCCCCCAGCCATTACTTCGAAAGGTGCTTGGGTTGATTTTTCGAGATCAAGCAGGTTTCGTTGGCTCTGTAACTTCTTTTGGCTCCTTTGCATGTGAAGCAGCCCCgctaaaaaagaagttctttgatgtCGCCGCGAATGAGAACGACACTTTGGCCCATGTCTTAAAGTTAATGGACTATTGCGGGGATGTTTGGGCTCTAGTGAGGGTATATCAAGGCGTGCTGAACAAACATGCTATGATAAAAGTGCTGGACGGAGGTTTGCCTCCTGAGGACGACGCTCCAGAAGTTGAAATACAGGACATCGCATTGATGGGCGGAAGGTACGTTTTTCCAGTAGAAAAAGCGCACGAAGGACAGATTGTACTTGTCAAAGGCATTGACCAGTATATCACAAAATCGGGAACTTTAGCTagttcaacctcaacaatCTTCCCTCCTATTGATTATATCAATGATCCGGTGTTCAAGGTTGTGCTTCAAGTACTGCACCCACAAGAGTTGCCTCTCATGCTCGAAGGTCTAAAGAAAGTGAACAAGTTTTACCCTGGAATGTTCACCTGTGTGGAAGAAAGCGGTGAAAATGTGATACTGGGCACAGGCGAACTGTACCTTGATTGTCTTCTCTACGATTTAAGAACAAACTATGCGAGAATAGAAATTCAAGTTTCAAGCCCGCTTGTAAAGTTCTCCGAAACCTGCGTAGGCGAGTCTTTCGCATCCATCCCCGTAAGCGGAGCAAGTGGCCACCTGGAGCTAAGCATCGCCGCTCAGCCTTTGGAACGCGAACTAGCTGAGGATTTGGCGAGTGGAGCATTGGCAGAGAGTGAAATACAGAATAAGCGTCAGCTCTCGAAGAAGCTTAGAGAGAAGTATAGCTGGGATTCATTAGCGGCAAGGAACGTTTGGAGCTTACGCAGTAGTAATGTTCTCGTTGATGACACCCTTCCTGATGAAACTGACAAAGAGCGTCTAGCGGAAGCTAAACACTCTATATGCCAGGGCTTTGAATGGGCTACAAGGGAAGGTCCGCTCGCTGAAGAGCCAATACGTGGCGTCCACTTCAGGCTTCTAAGTGTTTCCATGGGGGATGACGTGCGTGCAGGCCAGCTCATACCTCTTGTGCGGAAAGCTTGCTACGTGGCTATGTTGACCGCGACGCCGGCGCTTCTGGAACCAATCTACGAAGCCTGCGTTCTTGTTCACGATGACGCGGCAGACGTGGTTGAAGAGTTATTTTCGAAAAGACGTGGTGCGCGTGTCTACAATCGAGTCAAGATCCCTGCAACGCCGTTGATCGAACTGCGAGGCCAGATCCCTGTAATCGATTCTATTGGTTTTGAAACCGACCTGAGACTCGCCACTAACGGCACAGGTATGTGTCAATTGCAGTTCTGGAACAAAATTTGGAGAAAGGTTCCAGGAGATGTTATGGACGAAGATGCTGTAATACCAAAGTTAAAACCAGCACCCAGGGATAGTATGAGTCGTGACTTTGTCATGAAAACAAGACGAAGGAAAGGACTGTCCAGCGAAGGCTACGCTACGCAAGACGGGCCTTCGCTGGCTAGGTATATTGAGCCCGAGCTGTTCCAAAAATTAAAAGATAACAATTTGGTTTAA
- the ERG20 gene encoding bifunctional (2E,6E)-farnesyl diphosphate synthase/dimethylallyltranstransferase (highly similar to uniprot|P08524 Saccharomyces cerevisiae YJL167W ERG20 Farnesyl pyrophosphate synthetase, has both dimethylallyltranstransferase and geranyltranstransferase activities; catalyzes the formation of C15 farnesyl pyrophosphate units for isoprenoid and sterol biosynthesis), with translation MSKEDKRNKFLSVFPKLVDELKSILTGYGMTADAVQWYENSLNYNTPGGKLNRGLSVVDSYAILKGKKSYEELSEEEYFKLATLGWCIELLQAYFLVADDMMDKSITRRGQPCWYRVEEVGEIAINDAFMLEGAIYCLLKNHFKQDSYYVELLELFHDVTFQTELGQLLDLITAPEDNVDLDKFSLDRHSFIVRFKTAYYSFYLPVALAMHAAGISDARDLKQAQDVLIPLGEYFQIQDDYLDCFGKPEDIGKIGTDIQDNKCSWVVNTALKLCSPEQRKVLDENYGRKDAQCEQKCRKIFEDLRIDERYHEYEEKIAEDLRALIARADESRGFKRDVLTAFLGKVYKRQK, from the coding sequence ATgtcaaaagaagacaagagaaacaagttcttgagcgTTTTTCCTAAGTTGGTGGATGAACTGAAATCTATCCTCACTGGGTATGGTATGACGGCGGACGCGGTTCAGTGGTACGAGAACTCGCTGAACTACAACACCCCAGGCGGAAAACTCAACAGAGGTCTGTCCGTGGTGGACTCTTACGCAATCCTGAAGGGCAAGAAGTCTTACGAAGAGCTCTCTGAGGAGGAGTACTTCAAGCTGGCCACCCTGGGCTGGTGtattgagcttttgcagGCTTACTTCTTGGTTGCCGACGATATGATGGACAAGTCTATCACCAGAAGAGGCCAGCCATGCTGGTACCGCGTGGAAGAGGTCGGAGAGATTGCCATTAACGATGCCTTCATGCTGGAGGGTGCTATCTACTGTCTGCTGAAAAACCACTTCAAGCAGGACTCCTACTACgtggagctgctggagctaTTCCACGATGTGACTTTCCAGACCGAGCTAGGCCAGCTGCTTGACCTGATCACCGCCCCCGAGGACAACGTCGACCTCGACAAGTTTTCCCTGGACAGACACTCCTTCATCGTGCGTTTCAAGACCGCGTACTACTCCTTCTACCTCCCAGTGGCGTTGGCCATGCATGCCGCCGGCATCAGCGACGCGCGCGACCTGAAGCAGGCCCAGGACGTCTTGATTCCCCTCGGTGAATACTTCCAAATCCAAGACGACTACTTGGACTGCTTTGGCAAGCCCGAGGACATCGGCAAAATCGGCACGGACATCCAAGACAACAAGTGTTCGTGGGTCGTTAACACCGCGCTCAAGCTGTGTTCCCCAGAGCAGAGAAAGGTGCTCGACGAGAACTACGGAAGAAAGGACGCCCAATGTGAGCAGAAATGCAGAAAGATCTTCGAGGACCTCCGCATTGACGAGCGCTACCATGAGTACGAGGAGAAAATCGCCGAGGATCTAAGAGCCCTCATCGCCCGCGCTGACGAATCCCGTGGCTTCAAGCGCGATGTTTTGACAGCTTTCTTGGGTAAAGTGTACAAGAGACAGAAATAA